The following are from one region of the Salvia hispanica cultivar TCC Black 2014 chromosome 1, UniMelb_Shisp_WGS_1.0, whole genome shotgun sequence genome:
- the LOC125205642 gene encoding gibberellin 2-beta-dioxygenase 1-like, producing the protein MVVHSKPPAMEQLSKPNHRAAFIPLIDLSKPDTKAQLVRACEDFGFFKVINHGVPADLIRDLESEALRFFSLPLSVKAQAGPPDPFGYGDKKIGHNGDVGWLEYLLLTTNSSSDYHKFSAIFGRAADKFRCLVNKYIAAVRKMACEILEMVAEGLRIQPRDAFSKLLMDEQSDSVFRVNHYPPIPGFLESDGRNLIGFGEHTDPQIISVLRSNNISGLQISLKDGRWISVPPDHNSFFINVGDSLQVMTNGRFKSVKHRVVANGSKSRLSMIYFGGPPLSEKIAPLASLMQGEEDSLYKEFTWFEYKKSAYKSKLADNRLGLFEKIVAS; encoded by the exons ATGGTAGTCCACTCCAAACCGCCAGCAATGGAACAGTTGTCCAAACCTAACCACCGAGCTGCATTCATCCCCCTCATCGACCTCTCCAAGCCTGACACCAAAGCTCAGCTCGTCCGAGCCTGCGAGGACTTCGGCTTCTTCAAAGTCATCAACCACGGCGTCCCCGCCGACCTCATCCGCGACCTCGAATCCGAAGCTCTCCGATTCTTCTCCCTCCCCCTCTCCGTCAAGGCCCAGGCCGGCCCACCCGACCCCTTCGGCTATGGGGACAAGAAGATCGGCCACAATGGCGACGTCGGGTGGCTCGAATACCTCCTCCTCACCACCAACTCCAGCTCCGATTACCATAAATTCTCCGCCATCTTTGGCCGCGCCGCCGATAAATTCCG CTGTCTGGTGAACAAATACATCGCTGCGGTGAGGAAGATGGCCTGCGAGATTCTCGAAATGGTGGCAGAGGGGCTGAGGATTCAGCCGAGGGATGCGTTCAGCAAGCTGCTGATGGATGAGCAGAGCGACTCTGTTTTCCGGGTGAATCACTACCCTCCGATCCCAGGCTTTCTCGAATCCGATGGCCGGAATTTGATCGGATTCGGCGAGCACACCGACCCTCAGATCATCTCCGTGCTACGATCCAACAACATTTCCGGCCTCCAAATCTCCCTCAAAGACGGCCGGTGGATCTCCGTCCCGCCCGACCACAACTCTTTCTTCATTAACGTCGGCGACTCATTACAG GTGATGACTAACGGAAGGTTCAAGAGTGTGAAACATAGAGTAGTGGCCAACGGATCGAAATCGAGGCTATCGATGATTTACTTTGGAGGACCGCCATTGAGTGAAAAGATAGCTCCATTGGCATCACTCATGCAAGGGGAAGAAGATAGCTTGTACAAGGAATTTACATGGTTTGAATACAAGAAATCGGCTTATAAGTCAAAATTAGCTGATAATAGACTAGGTCTCTTTGAGAAGATTGTAGCATCATGA